One window of the Mixophyes fleayi isolate aMixFle1 chromosome 6, aMixFle1.hap1, whole genome shotgun sequence genome contains the following:
- the LOC142095305 gene encoding olfactory receptor 1F1-like, with product MMTGFQNNITEFTIQGFLNVQHLHYPLFILFLFIYLITLLGNLTVFTVISLNSHLHTPMYIFLMNLSFIDISFTSTILPNFLHVLFTQQKNISFVGCIAQMYVFASLVVCEYILLTAMAYDRYIAICHPLHYVVRMDEKHCACLVAAAWSVGFLDPIGHVVLISKLSFCASHVIDHIFCDVTPLLKLSCSDTFNIEIMNYIEGFLLTFNSFLLISVSYVCIVFTILNIQSSEGRSKAFSTCTSHLTCVVIIYGTIICMYLRPTSILSPERDKFFSLLYIVLIPLLNPFIYTLRNIEFQTALRNQR from the coding sequence ATGATGACAGGATTCCAGAACAATATAACAGAGTTTACTATCCAGGGGTTTTTGAATGTTCAGCATTTGCATTATCCACTTTTTATTCTCTTCCTATTTATTTACCTGATCACTTTATTGGGGAATCTAACAGTTTTTACCGTGATTTCCCTCAATTCCCACTTGCACACCCCAATGTATATTTTTCTAATGAACCTTTCATTTATTGACATCTCGTTTACCTCTACGATTCTACCAAATTTCCTGCATGTTCTCTTCACACAGCAGAAGAACATTTCCTTTGTAGGGTGTATCGCTCAAATGTATGTGTTTGCATCCTTGGTGGTCTGTGAATATATACTGCTAACAGCCATGGCCTATGATCGTTATATTGCAATCTGTCACCCACTACACTATGTTGTACGGATGGATGAAAAACACTGTGCTTGTCTTGTCGCTGCCGCATGGTCCGTTGGTTTTTTAGACCCTATTGGACATGTAGTCCTAATATCTAAGCTATCTTTCTGTGCATCCCATGTAATTGATCATATTTTTTGTGATGTTACTCCACTGCTCAAGCTTTCATGCAGTGACACATTTAATATAGAAATTATGAATTACATTGAAGGATTCCTTTTGACTTTTAACTCCTTTTTGCTAATTTCAGTGTCATATGTGTGTATTGTTTTCACCATCCTGAATATACAGTCATCAGAAGGACGCTCTAAAGCCTTCTCTACCTGTACTTCCCACTTGACCTGTGTGGTTATAATATATGGGACAATCATCTGCATGTATCTCAGACCTACATCAATCTTATCTCCAGAACGAGACaaatttttttctcttctctacATTGTATTAATTCCACTGCTGAATCCTTTTATTTACACTCTGAGAAATATTGAATTCCAAACTGCATTAAGAAATCAGAGATAa